The genomic region CGGACTGGCCCGCGGCCGACCTGAGCGAACTGCCCGACATCGTCCACGCCCAGCGCCGGCACCTTCGCCTCCTGCACCGCCGTGGTGTGCCGTTGACGTTCGACGCGGTGCTGACCGCCTTCAGCTTCTGCGGACACATCTGGAACTCCGCCGACGACCACCCCAAGCAACGCGGCCCCGACCACATCTGGCACACCTGGGACGCCCGCACGCGGGTCTTGATACCGGAGGACGACGAGGCCCTCATGTACGGCTCGTACAGCACATCCAAGCTGTTCGCCGCCGTCCACCCCGAGGCCGTGAGCCTGGCCGTCATCATCGCTTCACCCTACTGGCGCCGCGTCGCGGACGCGCGATCACCACGGGAGCGGGAGCGCTTCCTCCAGGAGATCAGCACCCACATCACCTACCCCTACGACGACGCCTCCGTATTCGGCGACGCCATAGGGCACTGGAGCAACACCGACTCCTGGCGCCCACCCTCCCAGCCCCTACGGACCTACTCACCCGCGAGAGCGACGGGCTCTCCCCCACCACTCCACAGGGCCCAGTCCCGACGGGACGAGAAAAGCGCCGCAAACGCAGGGTCGGGGCCACCCTGCTCGGCCACAAGCACATCAGACCCGTCATCACGCGCGAGTGGCGACCGGACTACGAACGGATCGACGGCGCCATCTGGCACAGCACACGCGTCGACGAAGACATCCAGGCAGAAACAGCCCGTGAGAGAGCCGAACTGGGCGACTACCTCCTGAAAATCCGCGCCGCACAAGCCAAGGCACAAGCCGACGCAGCAGGCATCCGCGGCCGATAACCGATGCGGGCACGTGACTGCGGACCTTGGGGACAAGTATCCAGAGCTCCGGGGCGCCTGAGTGTTGCACCAGAGCAGGATCGGATGACCGACCTGAGCAACCTGGCCGGCCAAAAGCCCCGTATACGCTTCAAAATTACTCGCCGGTATGCCATGAAAAGGATGCCACCCCATCGAAGGCAGCAAGCCATTCGACAGCAGGTTCGAGACAGAACGATCAGGCGCCGCAGTGCCCACATATCCGGAACGAAGCATTCCCGATCTCGGTTCCACCTGGGGCTTCCCAGACTGAATGAGACCATCGAGCCGACCAAACGTGAATCGAGTCACACGCGACGGGTCACGCACACGGCTTAGGGTGGCGATATCGATCACGGGCCACGGGGTTCCCCTCCCACCTCAATGTGGGCGTGTGCGATGTTCCAACCGATAGGCCCATTTTCGAGTAAACCCACTAACGGGGATGCCGAGGTGTTGGCGTGCAAAGAAACACTTTGAAACACCGGATTCTCATCACCGGAGGCGCCGGATTCATCGGTGGCCACCTTGCCCGCGCACTGGTGGCGTCCGGGGAAGAAGTAACAGTCCTGGACGACCTGCGTGTGCCGCCGATGATCCCGCCGGAAGGCACCGGAAAGTTCTTAGAAAAACCCGTCTTAGAGTTAGAGGAAAGGGATCTCTCTGACGTACGCCTCGTCTACCACCTGGCGTCGCACAAGAGTGTTCCTCGCTCCTTCAAACAGCCGCTCGACTATCTCGACAACGTGGACTCGGGCCGCCACCTGCTGGCTCTCTGCACGAGCGTTGGCGTGCCGAAGGTGGTCGTCGGGAGTACGTGCGAGGTCTACGGCCAGGCCGACACACTACCGACACCCGAAGATAGCCCTCTATCCCCGCGCTCGCCCTACGCCGCGAGCAAGGTCGGGCTGGAGATGGTGGCCGGGGCCCACCAGCGCGCCTCAGTCGCTCCCGAGGTGGGCATCGTTCGCTTCTTCAACGTCTACGGCCCCGGCGAGCGGCCCGACGCCCTCGTACCCCGGCTCTGCGCCAACCTCCTGACCAGGAACGAACTGCCTGTCGAGGGCGACGGTGAGCAGCGTCGCGACTTCACCTACATCACGGATGTCGTGGACAAACTCGTCGCGCTGGCGAACCGACCACTGCCCTCAGTTGTCAACTTCGGTTCCGGCCAGTCCCTCTCCGTGAACGACGTCATCCGGATCCTGCAGGCGACCTCTCCGGCGGCCGAGGTCGCCCGGAAGCAGCCTCGGCCGAACGAAATCACGGAGTTCCGGGCGGACACCGCCTTGCAGACGCGGCAGATCGGAGAGAGGTCCGGCGGGATCGGAATCGAGGAAGGCATTCGCCTCACTCTCGAATGGTGGCAGTCGCGGGACCTTGACGACATACGCCAGCGTATCTTCCAAGAGGAGGGGGCCGACTGATGACCGGCTACACCGCACCTGTACGCGCCAGTCTGGATGTCACTTACGCATGCGACCTGCGCTGCATCCACTGCCGCACGAACACCGGGGAGATCCCCGTCCACATCCGCCGCAAGATGCTGTCCATCGAGCAGTTGCAGGACATCATGCTCCAACTGGACCGGATGGGGACATTCGAGATCACCCTCACCGGTGGGGAGCCGACGATCCGCAAGGGCTTCTGGCAGCTCCTGGACGTCGTTCCGAAGCTGCGCCATTCGACCGTCACTCTCATCACGAACGCGGCAGCGCACACGCGGGAACAGCTCGACCGCATCGTGGACAGCGGCATTTCGTCCATCCGGGTCAGCATGGACGGCACGCGGGAGACGTTCGCCGCCGTACGGCTCATGGACGTGTTCGACACCGTCGTGGAGAACTCGAT from Streptomyces chartreusis NRRL 3882 harbors:
- the tunA gene encoding UDP-N-acetyl-alpha-D-glucosamine 5,6-dehydratase TunA; the protein is MQRNTLKHRILITGGAGFIGGHLARALVASGEEVTVLDDLRVPPMIPPEGTGKFLEKPVLELEERDLSDVRLVYHLASHKSVPRSFKQPLDYLDNVDSGRHLLALCTSVGVPKVVVGSTCEVYGQADTLPTPEDSPLSPRSPYAASKVGLEMVAGAHQRASVAPEVGIVRFFNVYGPGERPDALVPRLCANLLTRNELPVEGDGEQRRDFTYITDVVDKLVALANRPLPSVVNFGSGQSLSVNDVIRILQATSPAAEVARKQPRPNEITEFRADTALQTRQIGERSGGIGIEEGIRLTLEWWQSRDLDDIRQRIFQEEGAD